In one Phycisphaeraceae bacterium genomic region, the following are encoded:
- a CDS encoding tetratricopeptide repeat protein — MKRRVNTKFVIILIAVLIVVGVGVAGIARWRMRIDPKVETAKGDAAAAKGEWAVAQMHYGRALGKVPTDAELSFKLAEATRNTPVNTARDAQAAFSQMNAAYQNAARNNPKDYKSLETIYRLLMEVQQFDLLLKSADATLQRNPDSVVSRKFRGMAQTVRMTSLDFSAEERERIAADLNAAREKFPNDHETIFYLALFDIRQANYLDQPGRDPNKANALRKEARKIITQSLEQKPDDAQRIHDAALVHLELKDTAEVTSLVNRLEKALQSNPDPRLLETSMQLLAATDREKTDKPNRTRGQNRAEALLAMMAKAHPKNIRLEFLAATIAMMDKPDESAKVFKRLSEMPLSGVPMELGRNVEVIRGSALLYSELVLNKAERTADQDEREKLIKEAKSVIDRVAAEAGQEDPGVLASQGRVALIEQRWKEASTKLDRAITLQGARATPAILLKSAVARLQMGEVSAAADRYNQILTNFPDFYPAHLELAKIYMRTAEWDKAQQELQAFRAVQPDNQEAIGLSANILAQQGRYTDAIKLVSSLKQDRPEVQITLAQLYVQANQKDKALAIIKAGFENNPKDPRFIQELFRLTEKKEDRLAYLEQAEKAGLSPEMARLFRAGIEQDQAALLAEITKVIQKDDDPYRKNLQLYSLYRQTNNREKAEAALAEAIKANPEGPEIIEIQFEVALREADWDKADALATRAAKQNLDQAAGAMYYGRLELARGRFEQASANFLRAVQALPVNSEGWRLKGDADRYRGQFSEAVEAYKEALQQRANNVDALRGLAAVQDMTGDTAQALDNIRRAYGFASQDPALRAQYLNYEAEKGDKDRVLTIRQDLMKSNPRDFENRRALAILLSTMKRKDQSLAVANDLLKDDPDSINTVAAVAYTYKNLGDPPAGRKLLQDFVSAKGDKTTVEDWVALARYLRAINDPNASMAAYRQAIQHEDIKSRPASREMADILYDGQDFAAASAVYQTIWEAAPDDRSVGERYVEALLSAGKSDDARATLDRIEGKHGESPATILLRSRIMTTKGDNPGALVVLDHGVEKFPDYGGIYFERAQLLSGMKDKQDQALADLRKAVEVAPNMIAARRTLAEFLLRHGQQEEAFSQLTTLVARNPRDAETRLQLFNSYLLTRNTIAAKRLVDEAATLFSKESLWVRLQGQLLAMDRKPDEALSKYRQAYKLENSPQNLIDLVVELNNQKKYTETIELLRNAAEFTNRVPLLRALQGRALAGAGQSDAAKAAFQSAIEQATSVPQLTAIARQVVMGLNPAAAISLLQPLAVGPRKFALEMILTSIEGESKQYGAALSRLLALRDSLPPNDPSSKLAYQRALAHVFELNGKYAESADIYREILKDQPNETAALNNLAYNLAVHLNQAKEALPLAERASKLLPDEPQVLDTLGWVQFKAGEIAAARDNLRRSTDKLKFSTNTYHLAEVLLAGGSRVEAMEMFRIAKDLAEQAHDQEVFDAASKRLGSK; from the coding sequence ATGAAGCGTCGTGTTAATACGAAGTTCGTCATCATCCTGATTGCTGTCCTGATTGTGGTCGGCGTCGGCGTGGCTGGGATAGCTCGCTGGCGTATGCGCATTGATCCGAAAGTGGAGACCGCCAAGGGTGATGCCGCCGCCGCGAAAGGCGAGTGGGCTGTCGCCCAGATGCACTACGGACGAGCTTTGGGCAAAGTCCCCACCGACGCAGAGTTGAGTTTCAAACTCGCTGAGGCGACCCGCAACACACCAGTCAACACCGCACGTGACGCACAGGCCGCGTTCTCGCAGATGAATGCTGCATATCAGAATGCCGCCAGAAACAACCCGAAGGATTACAAATCTCTCGAAACGATCTACCGCCTTCTGATGGAAGTGCAGCAATTCGATCTGCTGCTCAAGAGCGCCGACGCAACACTCCAACGTAATCCCGATTCTGTTGTCAGTCGGAAATTTCGCGGTATGGCGCAGACCGTCCGCATGACGAGCCTGGACTTCAGTGCCGAGGAGCGCGAGCGCATTGCCGCGGACCTGAATGCAGCCCGCGAAAAATTTCCCAACGATCACGAGACGATTTTCTATCTTGCCCTTTTTGATATCCGCCAGGCCAATTATCTCGATCAACCCGGTCGCGATCCCAACAAAGCCAACGCTCTGCGCAAGGAAGCACGAAAAATCATTACCCAGAGTCTTGAACAGAAACCCGATGATGCGCAGCGGATTCACGATGCAGCACTGGTACACCTCGAGCTTAAAGACACCGCAGAGGTCACCTCGCTGGTGAACCGGCTGGAGAAAGCACTTCAGAGTAATCCCGATCCCAGGCTGCTCGAGACTTCGATGCAGTTGCTGGCAGCTACTGACCGCGAAAAGACTGACAAACCTAATCGTACTCGCGGACAAAACCGTGCCGAGGCTCTGCTGGCAATGATGGCCAAGGCACACCCCAAAAATATCCGGCTCGAGTTCCTGGCGGCCACCATCGCAATGATGGATAAGCCCGATGAGTCCGCCAAGGTTTTCAAGCGTCTGAGCGAAATGCCGCTTTCCGGCGTACCAATGGAGTTGGGACGCAATGTCGAGGTGATTCGTGGATCAGCCCTGCTATACAGTGAGCTGGTATTGAATAAAGCGGAGCGCACAGCTGATCAGGATGAGCGGGAAAAACTCATCAAGGAAGCGAAATCAGTTATCGACCGTGTTGCCGCCGAAGCCGGGCAGGAAGATCCCGGTGTTCTGGCCAGTCAAGGCCGCGTCGCACTGATCGAGCAGCGATGGAAGGAAGCGAGTACTAAACTCGACCGCGCCATCACACTTCAAGGCGCGAGAGCGACACCTGCGATCCTGCTCAAGTCAGCTGTAGCTCGTCTTCAAATGGGTGAGGTTTCCGCTGCTGCGGATCGCTACAACCAGATTCTCACAAATTTCCCTGACTTTTATCCAGCCCATTTGGAACTAGCCAAGATTTACATGCGCACCGCTGAGTGGGATAAGGCTCAGCAGGAACTCCAGGCCTTTCGAGCGGTCCAGCCAGACAACCAGGAAGCGATTGGCTTGAGTGCCAACATTCTGGCGCAACAGGGACGCTATACCGATGCAATCAAACTGGTTTCTTCACTGAAGCAGGACCGCCCTGAAGTGCAGATCACCCTGGCACAGCTTTATGTGCAGGCAAATCAAAAAGACAAAGCTCTGGCCATCATCAAAGCGGGCTTTGAGAACAATCCAAAGGATCCTCGCTTCATCCAGGAACTGTTTCGATTAACGGAAAAGAAAGAAGACCGTCTAGCGTATCTCGAGCAGGCGGAAAAGGCTGGCCTTTCGCCCGAAATGGCACGACTGTTCCGGGCAGGAATCGAGCAGGATCAGGCAGCGCTTCTGGCCGAAATCACAAAAGTAATTCAGAAGGATGATGACCCGTACCGGAAGAACCTCCAGCTTTATTCGCTGTATCGACAGACCAACAACCGCGAAAAGGCGGAGGCCGCCTTAGCGGAAGCAATCAAGGCGAACCCCGAAGGGCCGGAAATTATTGAGATTCAGTTCGAGGTTGCGTTGCGCGAAGCCGACTGGGACAAAGCTGACGCACTGGCCACCCGTGCCGCCAAACAAAATCTGGACCAGGCTGCCGGTGCGATGTACTACGGGCGACTGGAATTGGCGCGCGGACGGTTTGAACAGGCCAGTGCCAACTTCCTCCGAGCCGTTCAAGCATTGCCGGTGAACTCCGAAGGCTGGCGTCTCAAAGGTGATGCGGATCGCTACCGCGGACAATTTTCCGAAGCTGTCGAAGCCTATAAAGAAGCCCTTCAGCAGCGAGCTAATAACGTGGACGCGCTGCGCGGTCTTGCAGCAGTGCAGGACATGACCGGTGATACCGCACAGGCTCTCGACAACATCCGTCGCGCTTACGGGTTTGCTTCACAGGATCCCGCTCTCCGGGCGCAGTACCTCAATTATGAAGCTGAAAAAGGAGACAAGGATCGTGTGCTGACAATCCGCCAGGATCTGATGAAGTCGAATCCGCGCGACTTCGAAAATCGACGTGCCCTGGCGATCCTGTTATCCACGATGAAGCGCAAGGATCAATCGCTGGCGGTCGCCAATGATCTGCTCAAGGATGACCCCGACAGCATCAATACCGTAGCTGCTGTCGCATACACCTATAAAAATCTCGGCGATCCACCAGCCGGCCGGAAGCTCCTCCAGGACTTCGTCAGTGCCAAGGGGGATAAAACAACCGTCGAGGATTGGGTGGCCCTGGCGCGATACCTCAGGGCAATTAACGATCCCAACGCCTCAATGGCTGCATACCGCCAGGCGATACAGCACGAAGACATAAAGTCTCGTCCCGCCAGTCGGGAGATGGCGGACATTCTCTACGATGGGCAGGATTTTGCCGCGGCATCGGCGGTTTACCAGACAATCTGGGAAGCGGCTCCAGATGATCGCAGCGTTGGAGAACGTTACGTCGAAGCTCTGCTCTCGGCTGGTAAAAGTGATGATGCACGGGCCACCCTCGACCGCATCGAGGGTAAGCATGGAGAATCACCCGCAACGATCCTGCTTCGCTCGCGCATCATGACGACCAAAGGCGACAACCCCGGTGCCCTGGTGGTGCTCGATCATGGCGTTGAAAAGTTCCCCGACTACGGCGGCATTTACTTTGAACGAGCTCAACTGCTTTCCGGGATGAAGGACAAACAGGATCAGGCACTCGCAGACCTGCGCAAGGCAGTCGAAGTGGCTCCCAACATGATTGCTGCCCGTCGTACGCTTGCAGAATTTCTGCTCCGACATGGACAGCAGGAAGAAGCGTTCAGCCAGCTTACAACGCTCGTAGCACGTAACCCTCGCGATGCTGAAACGCGGCTGCAGCTTTTTAATTCCTACCTCCTGACACGCAATACCATCGCGGCCAAGCGACTTGTTGATGAGGCTGCCACACTGTTTTCCAAGGAATCTCTCTGGGTCCGACTCCAGGGGCAGCTTTTGGCCATGGATCGAAAACCCGACGAAGCACTTTCGAAGTACCGTCAGGCATACAAACTGGAAAACTCACCGCAGAACCTGATTGATCTAGTGGTGGAACTTAATAATCAAAAGAAGTACACAGAGACCATCGAGCTGCTGCGCAATGCGGCTGAATTTACCAACCGTGTTCCGCTGCTTCGTGCTCTTCAGGGCCGGGCACTGGCTGGTGCTGGCCAATCTGATGCCGCCAAAGCCGCCTTCCAGAGTGCGATTGAACAGGCAACCAGTGTTCCGCAACTGACCGCTATCGCCAGACAGGTTGTGATGGGGCTTAATCCCGCCGCAGCGATTTCTTTACTCCAGCCACTGGCTGTGGGTCCACGCAAGTTTGCATTGGAAATGATCCTGACAAGCATCGAAGGGGAATCAAAGCAGTACGGTGCAGCTCTTTCGCGGCTGCTGGCGTTACGTGATAGTTTGCCACCCAACGATCCAAGCTCGAAACTTGCGTACCAGCGAGCACTGGCGCACGTCTTTGAACTTAACGGCAAGTATGCTGAATCTGCCGATATTTATCGGGAGATTTTGAAAGACCAGCCCAACGAAACAGCTGCTCTTAACAATCTCGCCTACAACCTTGCGGTGCATTTAAACCAAGCGAAGGAAGCCCTGCCTCTGGCGGAACGCGCCAGTAAACTGTTACCCGACGAGCCTCAGGTGCTCGACACGCTGGGGTGGGTGCAGTTCAAGGCTGGCGAGATTGCTGCCGCACGGGATAATCTCCGCCGTAGCACCGACAAGCTCAAGTTTTCTACCAATACATACCATCTGGCTGAAGTACTCCTGGCGGGTGGTTCGCGTGTCGAAGCGATGGAAATGTTCCGTATCGCCAAGGATCTGGCGGAACAAGCTCACGATCAGGAGGTCTTTGACGCCGCCAGCAAACGCCTAGGTAGTAAATGA
- a CDS encoding undecaprenyl/decaprenyl-phosphate alpha-N-acetylglucosaminyl 1-phosphate transferase, with translation MTQLLLADLSMTDVISPHMGVFFIALTISLLSTPLLRRLAIANGIVDRPDQKRKTHTEPIAYLGGVAILLGWLGGVLFCYVRMPSSGPVQVPWAIVVGAVIIAVTGLIDDVWRISPRVKIGGQLLTTAALVWQSDVGQTLAADLFAAAHIPPFPLVTQLSYWLGAAIITIFVVGGCNSVNLLDGLDGLAAGVTGIAATGFLFLAAYAATDSSQLSPTDSTRIVLCLALLGTIAGFLPYNFNPANIFMGDAGSLLLGYLSISTILQFTHVPNRGPLLVIAGLIIFALPITDTTLAIFRRKMRGQPILSPDNQHLHHLFLRWAQRFRIGKGTSVKVAVISMYLLAAMFAVLGCTMMVVFTRWRYILAIFFAFFAFIVVTAYKAGHRHAIQMKEDAANAATNLAAPDSNESAK, from the coding sequence ATGACTCAACTTCTTCTGGCCGACCTTTCGATGACCGACGTGATTTCACCCCATATGGGTGTTTTCTTTATTGCGTTGACCATTTCACTCCTGAGCACGCCGCTTCTCCGCAGACTTGCAATTGCCAACGGCATCGTTGATCGCCCAGACCAGAAGCGTAAAACACACACTGAGCCGATCGCCTACCTCGGCGGTGTTGCGATCTTGCTCGGCTGGCTTGGAGGTGTTCTCTTCTGCTACGTCCGTATGCCCTCATCCGGTCCCGTGCAGGTACCGTGGGCAATCGTGGTCGGGGCTGTGATTATCGCGGTCACCGGCCTCATTGATGACGTATGGCGGATCAGTCCACGGGTAAAAATCGGCGGCCAACTGCTGACCACGGCTGCGCTCGTCTGGCAGTCTGATGTCGGCCAGACACTTGCCGCCGATCTATTTGCCGCGGCACACATCCCGCCCTTCCCTCTCGTTACGCAACTTAGCTACTGGCTTGGTGCAGCAATCATCACGATTTTTGTGGTCGGAGGATGCAATTCCGTTAACCTGCTCGACGGACTTGATGGGCTGGCTGCTGGAGTAACCGGCATCGCGGCAACGGGATTTCTATTTCTGGCCGCGTATGCTGCTACCGATTCGAGCCAACTCAGCCCAACCGACTCTACGCGCATTGTTTTGTGCCTCGCACTTCTGGGGACCATTGCGGGATTCTTACCGTATAACTTCAATCCCGCCAATATTTTTATGGGCGATGCGGGATCGCTGTTACTGGGTTATTTGAGCATCTCAACCATTCTTCAATTCACTCACGTACCTAACCGCGGACCGCTGCTGGTTATCGCGGGCCTCATTATTTTCGCGTTACCCATCACGGATACGACGCTGGCCATTTTCCGTCGGAAGATGCGCGGCCAGCCTATTCTGAGCCCCGACAACCAGCACCTTCACCACCTCTTTCTCCGGTGGGCACAGCGTTTCCGTATCGGAAAGGGCACGAGTGTTAAGGTTGCGGTGATCTCCATGTACCTGCTGGCAGCGATGTTTGCGGTGCTCGGCTGCACGATGATGGTGGTATTCACCCGCTGGCGATACATCCTGGCGATCTTCTTTGCGTTCTTCGCGTTTATCGTCGTCACTGCTTACAAGGCTGGCCATCGTCACGCCATTCAGATGAAGGAAGATGCGGCAAATGCTGCGACTAACCTCGCCGCGCCGGATTCCAACGAATCAGCAAAATAA
- a CDS encoding GDP-mannose 4,6-dehydratase: MAKSLITGGAGFIGSHLAELLKARGDEVILVDSFSTGRRSNIAHLLDNRCRIIESSIGEALTHDPHLLQGVREVYHLAAAVGVRLVVDDPFNMIRNNVEETARILDAARQAGASILITSSSEVYGKAVKIPLNEDDDLILGPTTSSRWSYALSKALDEHLALAHHAKHGVGMVIVRLFNTIGLRQIGRYGMVVPRFVQRAIEGGELEIYGDGQQTRAFCDVRDVVRALTALLGDPRHHGKIFNVGSDREITVSHLAELVIATAQKLGMAKTASKRLIPYAQAYEPGFEDPRRRVPDLTRIRSAIGFKPAFTLEQTLAELVFDAASQTKPSPAATT, translated from the coding sequence ATGGCCAAATCACTCATCACTGGCGGCGCGGGGTTCATCGGCTCCCACCTGGCTGAGCTGCTCAAAGCCCGTGGGGATGAAGTGATTCTCGTTGACTCTTTCTCTACTGGCCGTCGCTCCAACATCGCACACCTCCTCGATAATCGCTGCCGTATTATCGAATCAAGTATCGGCGAGGCCCTCACGCACGATCCACACCTGCTGCAAGGTGTCCGTGAGGTTTATCACCTTGCCGCAGCAGTCGGTGTCAGACTCGTTGTGGACGACCCGTTCAATATGATCCGCAACAATGTCGAGGAGACTGCTCGTATCCTCGACGCTGCTCGTCAAGCCGGTGCTTCAATCCTCATCACTTCGTCAAGCGAGGTGTATGGCAAGGCCGTCAAAATTCCACTCAATGAAGATGATGATCTGATACTCGGCCCGACCACCTCTTCACGCTGGAGCTACGCACTATCCAAAGCTCTCGACGAACACCTAGCGCTAGCGCACCATGCCAAACACGGGGTGGGAATGGTTATCGTTCGTTTGTTCAATACCATCGGACTGCGTCAAATCGGACGCTACGGCATGGTTGTGCCGAGATTCGTGCAACGTGCGATCGAAGGCGGTGAACTCGAAATCTATGGTGACGGCCAACAGACACGTGCCTTCTGTGATGTGCGTGATGTTGTTCGTGCTCTGACTGCATTGCTGGGTGACCCACGGCATCACGGCAAGATATTTAATGTTGGCTCTGATCGTGAAATCACCGTCAGCCATCTGGCGGAATTGGTCATTGCGACCGCGCAAAAACTGGGTATGGCAAAAACCGCAAGCAAGCGTTTGATACCCTACGCACAGGCCTATGAGCCAGGTTTTGAGGATCCGCGCCGCCGCGTTCCCGACCTGACCCGAATACGCAGCGCGATCGGCTTCAAACCAGCGTTTACTCTTGAGCAAACACTGGCGGAGCTTGTATTCGACGCGGCGAGCCAGACCAAACCATCACCCGCTGCCACAACCTGA
- a CDS encoding polysaccharide biosynthesis tyrosine autokinase gives MTATPLTPLSSPVGPAAASAPTSTRFTPLDPIRILRQYTRLLIFTAVIGFVVGVAVYLVLKQYAPEYSSTATLVVSGSVGVSTDPTTGGAPRASAEYLQTLIQNQLVLLEGDDVLEEALASSEVQRTAWYNSLKNDPIALKKDMRERLKVSNPPRTTLIFVAFEGKNPDDLQPIVDTIINVYIRRYVFGINSNTEKVRRVWFEEQQRATEELARIQEDLRTFAINNDLLNMDPNRNDTVIAYTEVALARSRMQPAYEESKQAYESALEAQKAGRFVPTPEQMQEIERAPSVQSRDERLRSLREQREVLLNRFAPNHRSIQDVDQTIIATEQERQREVDRLLRENQATKVAAAKAQYDIAESQMKSLQFKLDELRKKTAEIAQKFQDYENKKASLAVVAQRKDNATMQLQEIDMRRRRPDFQGVDYALRPTSPEMTYPKFASIATGSTILFLGLALLVVFTKELLDQRIKSPADVRLLPNAELLGIVPESAEDPLGPARIETAVRTDPSGLIAESFRQIRTGILARADRRGYKTLMLVCAQGGCGSSTIASNLALSMAYNGKRVLVLEVNFRRPIQHSIFETAAKPGLIEVLRGTAKLEDAIVHKNEPRLDVLPVGDSKDAPPELLDSPAFRQLLTQLESRYDIILIDAPPALITSESQHLARHVDAVVIVIRALKDQRGTVSRMMRQFEGQRADVLGIILNGVRSSAGGYFRKNYEEFYRYREAVRPAGAKAALTRKAPAVKHGDGD, from the coding sequence ATGACCGCGACTCCATTAACTCCGCTTTCTTCTCCGGTTGGACCTGCCGCGGCCTCTGCGCCGACATCCACACGATTTACCCCGCTGGATCCAATCCGCATTCTGCGCCAGTACACCCGTTTGCTGATCTTCACAGCTGTGATCGGGTTTGTCGTGGGCGTGGCTGTCTATCTGGTTCTCAAACAGTACGCCCCCGAATACTCCAGCACTGCAACGCTCGTCGTCTCAGGAAGCGTAGGCGTCTCCACCGATCCGACAACCGGCGGTGCTCCCCGCGCGTCGGCGGAATACCTCCAGACGTTGATCCAAAACCAACTGGTCCTCCTCGAAGGTGACGACGTCCTTGAAGAAGCATTGGCGAGCAGCGAAGTTCAACGGACCGCCTGGTACAACTCGCTCAAGAACGATCCCATCGCGCTCAAGAAGGACATGCGTGAACGACTCAAGGTGAGCAACCCCCCTCGTACAACCCTTATTTTCGTCGCGTTTGAGGGTAAAAACCCTGACGATCTCCAGCCCATCGTTGACACGATTATCAACGTCTATATCCGTCGTTACGTCTTTGGGATTAACTCGAATACGGAAAAGGTTCGCCGCGTGTGGTTCGAGGAACAACAGCGAGCCACCGAAGAGCTTGCCCGCATTCAGGAAGACCTGCGGACATTCGCCATCAATAACGATCTGCTCAACATGGATCCGAATCGCAACGACACGGTAATCGCCTACACCGAAGTCGCACTGGCACGGTCACGCATGCAACCCGCTTATGAGGAGAGCAAACAGGCGTATGAGTCCGCTCTCGAAGCACAAAAAGCAGGTCGTTTCGTCCCGACACCCGAGCAGATGCAGGAAATCGAGCGGGCACCGTCAGTGCAAAGCCGTGACGAGCGATTGCGCAGCCTGCGTGAACAGCGTGAGGTATTACTCAACCGCTTCGCACCCAATCATCGCTCTATTCAGGATGTAGATCAGACGATCATCGCCACCGAACAGGAACGGCAAAGAGAAGTCGATCGACTGCTCCGTGAAAATCAGGCAACGAAAGTCGCCGCCGCCAAGGCACAGTACGACATCGCAGAAAGCCAGATGAAGAGTCTCCAGTTCAAACTGGATGAACTGCGAAAAAAGACGGCTGAGATTGCACAGAAATTCCAGGACTATGAAAACAAAAAAGCATCGCTCGCCGTTGTGGCTCAGCGTAAGGACAACGCAACGATGCAGCTCCAGGAAATCGATATGCGGCGGCGACGCCCCGACTTCCAAGGCGTCGATTACGCGCTCCGCCCCACTTCACCGGAAATGACGTATCCAAAGTTCGCCAGCATTGCGACCGGATCCACCATTTTGTTTTTGGGGCTGGCGTTGCTGGTCGTATTCACCAAAGAACTGCTCGATCAACGGATCAAGAGTCCCGCGGATGTCCGCCTGCTGCCCAATGCTGAGCTTCTGGGCATCGTGCCCGAATCGGCTGAGGATCCGCTTGGCCCAGCGCGGATCGAAACTGCAGTCCGTACCGATCCTTCCGGCCTCATTGCCGAATCTTTCCGCCAAATTCGCACGGGGATCCTCGCCCGCGCGGATCGACGCGGCTACAAGACGCTCATGCTTGTCTGTGCCCAGGGCGGCTGCGGATCATCTACCATCGCCAGCAATCTTGCGTTGAGCATGGCCTACAACGGCAAGCGCGTCCTCGTGCTCGAAGTCAATTTCCGACGTCCCATCCAGCACAGTATTTTTGAAACTGCAGCGAAACCCGGCCTTATCGAGGTACTCCGAGGCACCGCCAAGCTTGAAGATGCCATCGTTCACAAGAACGAACCGCGTCTCGATGTACTGCCAGTGGGAGATTCGAAAGATGCTCCACCTGAACTACTTGATAGCCCTGCATTCCGTCAGCTTCTCACACAACTTGAAAGCCGATACGACATCATCCTTATCGATGCTCCGCCAGCCTTGATCACCTCCGAGAGTCAGCACCTGGCTCGTCACGTGGATGCGGTCGTAATCGTCATTCGTGCGTTGAAGGATCAGCGTGGTACGGTCAGCCGAATGATGCGACAGTTTGAAGGCCAACGCGCCGACGTGCTGGGCATCATTCTCAACGGCGTGCGTTCCAGCGCGGGTGGTTATTTCCGCAAGAACTACGAGGAATTCTATCGCTACCGCGAGGCTGTCCGGCCGGCCGGAGCCAAAGCCGCACTAACACGAAAAGCTCCTGCAGTGAAGCACGGGGATGGCGATTGA
- the xrt gene encoding exosortase has translation MTTTASNLPVTTPGPGSPGVPEDLAEPRLMNRRSWIWLALLAAGFIGFHFNFIWRMIRIATDQWGGDWSHALVIPFIGIYYIFQKRDELIALPRRVFWPALPILFVGMFSYIWWISPGRNDMLQGYSMIIALFGLVLFLLGPAMMRVLWFPILFLIFAVKVSDRLWEAIAWQLQKIAAHSATIVLNVLGVDATVQGSTIDLYKNGVKLPPLNVAEACSGLRMLMAFMALGVAMAFLFDRAWWQRLIMVLLTVPIAIAVNVGRVTILGMLNIYQPNLAEGDFHKFVGLLMLIPALLMFMGLGWVLDQILIEDERAPISPTRSQLTANETIVEKANPEPTKISWIIEGISSGVILTLMAGISYLLLWAVLAPGIFGAGLSGSLATGLLIVSVIVLIAGSWVILRRNRSQNTALSARQATTSVALGTGVLFAGLIGLGGVLEANGVVLHKEPLKLREQFFNMPAKMGSWSEVYTDKPLSAEIVETLGTTLYLGRVYKFDAAPPDRPSRVRLHVAYYTGTPDTVPHVPDRCMVAGGATPVSLGLTTVSLHGSQYRVTREGELARSRLTRRDVHIPAMKFSATMFTFAIPQEPDRTASVVYFFAANGRYLATPDEVRLRGFDPRDRYAYYCKVEVMPLDVSDPTEAVAVVSSFLSDAMPEIMACLPDWVEVKNGTYPTTIRTARKSP, from the coding sequence ATGACCACTACGGCTTCCAATTTACCCGTCACCACTCCAGGCCCTGGAAGCCCCGGAGTACCTGAAGACCTCGCTGAGCCACGGCTGATGAATCGACGCTCCTGGATTTGGCTGGCACTGCTGGCTGCGGGATTCATCGGCTTTCATTTCAATTTCATCTGGCGCATGATCCGCATCGCCACCGACCAGTGGGGAGGTGACTGGTCACATGCGCTGGTGATTCCGTTCATAGGCATCTATTACATCTTTCAGAAGCGCGATGAACTGATAGCGTTGCCTCGCCGTGTCTTCTGGCCTGCCCTGCCGATCCTTTTCGTCGGCATGTTTTCTTACATCTGGTGGATATCTCCAGGCCGTAACGACATGCTGCAAGGTTACAGCATGATCATCGCTCTGTTCGGGCTGGTGCTATTCCTGCTCGGGCCTGCGATGATGCGCGTGCTCTGGTTTCCAATCCTGTTCCTGATCTTTGCAGTCAAAGTGTCGGATCGTTTATGGGAAGCCATCGCCTGGCAACTCCAGAAAATTGCGGCACACTCAGCCACCATCGTGCTCAATGTGCTGGGCGTGGATGCCACGGTGCAAGGTTCAACGATCGACCTTTACAAAAACGGGGTAAAGCTCCCGCCCCTGAACGTGGCGGAGGCGTGCTCCGGTCTGCGCATGCTCATGGCTTTTATGGCGCTGGGCGTAGCGATGGCATTCCTCTTTGACCGCGCCTGGTGGCAGCGGCTGATCATGGTCCTGCTCACCGTACCCATTGCCATCGCGGTCAATGTCGGACGAGTAACCATCCTGGGCATGCTCAACATCTATCAGCCGAACCTGGCCGAAGGCGACTTTCATAAGTTTGTCGGCCTGCTCATGCTGATTCCCGCACTGCTGATGTTTATGGGCTTAGGCTGGGTACTCGATCAGATCCTCATCGAAGATGAACGTGCGCCCATCTCACCCACCAGATCACAACTTACCGCGAATGAAACCATCGTTGAAAAGGCGAATCCTGAACCAACCAAAATTAGTTGGATCATCGAAGGAATCTCAAGCGGTGTAATCCTGACCCTGATGGCGGGGATCAGCTATCTTCTGCTCTGGGCTGTATTGGCTCCGGGAATCTTCGGTGCGGGGCTTAGCGGTTCGCTGGCCACGGGTTTGCTGATCGTGAGTGTGATCGTGCTCATAGCTGGCTCATGGGTGATCCTGCGTCGTAATCGCTCGCAAAACACAGCATTATCCGCGCGGCAGGCAACAACATCTGTCGCTCTCGGCACTGGTGTGCTGTTCGCGGGGTTGATCGGTTTAGGTGGCGTGCTGGAGGCCAACGGCGTCGTCCTGCACAAGGAACCCCTCAAGCTCCGGGAACAGTTCTTCAACATGCCCGCGAAAATGGGATCCTGGTCTGAGGTTTACACGGATAAACCCCTGTCTGCAGAGATCGTCGAGACACTGGGAACCACGCTGTATCTGGGGCGGGTCTATAAATTTGATGCTGCGCCGCCTGATCGCCCATCGCGGGTGCGATTACACGTGGCGTATTACACGGGCACGCCGGATACCGTCCCCCACGTTCCCGACCGGTGCATGGTCGCCGGCGGTGCAACTCCCGTCAGTCTTGGGCTGACCACCGTGTCGCTGCATGGCTCCCAATATCGTGTTACCCGCGAAGGCGAGCTGGCGCGTAGTCGCCTGACGAGACGGGATGTGCATATCCCTGCGATGAAGTTCAGTGCAACCATGTTTACCTTTGCCATCCCACAGGAGCCGGATCGAACCGCATCCGTGGTTTACTTTTTCGCTGCCAACGGCAGGTATCTCGCCACTCCTGACGAAGTGCGGCTGCGGGGCTTCGACCCTCGCGATCGCTATGCGTATTACTGCAAGGTCGAAGTAATGCCGCTGGATGTATCGGACCCCACCGAAGCCGTAGCTGTGGTGTCGAGTTTTTTATCAGACGCAATGCCTGAAATCATGGCCTGCCTGCCAGATTGGGTTGAAGTCAAAAATGGAACATATCCCACAACGATTCGAACCGCGCGGAAATCGCCATAA